The Apium graveolens cultivar Ventura chromosome 11, ASM990537v1, whole genome shotgun sequence genome has a window encoding:
- the LOC141695429 gene encoding photosystem I P700 chlorophyll a apoprotein A2-like, whose amino-acid sequence MKSPSSPIRDLNRKEGSLGGPHASPAKTAPKQTKRCVPHSRRTASDILEEGGDDVKSAWPLWAGPHMCYNGNYNGKQGCKAERIRKDCLPVDLIERQEGCTHDSAVPAVPVAQAIDSAAIESALFLRSVSESVDTSAAIEVLKEKKKKDMLMKSFQQDQMHLRVSYQSSRDPPFGQPAVEAFTRGGALGPMNIAYSGVYQWWYTIGLRTNEDLYTGALFLLFLSAISLIAGWLHLQPKWKPSVSWFKNAESRLNHHLSGLFGVSSLAWTGHLVHVAIPASRGEYVRWNNFLDVLPHPQGLGPLFTGQWNLYAQNPDSSSHLFGTSQGAGTAILTLLGGFHPQTQSLWLTEMAHHHLAIAFIFLVAGHMYRTNFGIGHSMKDLLDAHIPPEGRLGRGHKGLYDTINNSLHFQFGLALASLGVITSLVAQHMYSLPAYAFIAQDFTTQAALYTHHQYIAGFIMTGAFAHEAIFFIRTQVFCVFDAFSSVFAFQGLRYATTFARGSSRTLHLK is encoded by the exons ATGAAAAGTCCATCAAGCCCAATCCGAGACCTTAACCGCAAGGAGGGGAG CTTGGGGGGGCCACACGCAAGCCCCGCCAAAACGGCTCCGAAACAAACAAAAAGGTGCGTGCCGCACTCACGAAGGACTGCCAGTGATATACTGGAGGAAGGTGGGGATGACGTCAAGTCCGCATGGCCCTTATGGGCTGGGCCACACATGTGCTACAATGGCAATTACAATGGGAAGCAAGGCTGTAAGGCGGAGCGAATCCGGAAAGATTGCCTGCCAGTAGATCTGATTGAGAGGCAAGAAG GTTGTACCCATGACTCAGCTGTACCAGCAGTTCCTGTAGCTCAAGCTATTGACTCTGCTGCTATTGAGTCAGCTCTTTTTTTAAGAAGTGTTAGCGAATCTGTTGATACATCAGCTGCTATTGAGGttctgaaagaaaagaagaagaaagataTGTTGATGAAGAGCTTTCAG CAAGATCAAATGCACCTTCGAGTAAGTTATCAGTCAAGTAGGGATCCTCCTTTTGGACAACCGGCTGTAGAAGCTTTTACTCGAGGGGGTGCTCTCGGCCCAATGAATATTGCTTATTCTGGTGTTTATCAGTGGTGGTATACAATCGGTTTACGCACTAATGAAGATCTTTATACTGGAGCACtttttctattatttctttctGCCATATCGTTAATAGCAGGTTGGTTACACCTACAACCGAAATGGAAACCGAGTGTTTCGTGGTTCAAAAATGCTGAATCTCGTCTCAATCATCATTTGTCAGGACTCTTCGGCGTAAGTTCCTTGGCTTGGACAGGGCATTTAGTACATGTGGCTATTCCTGCATCCAGAGGGGAGTACGTTCGATGGAATAATTTCTTAGATGTATTACCACACCCCCAAGGGTTAGGCCCACTTTTTACAGGCCAGTGGAATCTTTATGCTCAAAATCCCGACTCAAGTAGTCATTTATTTGGTACCTCCCAAGGAGCAGGAACTGCCATTCTAACCCTTCTCGGGGGATTTCATCCACAAACACAAAGTTTATGGCTGACTGAGATGGCTCATCATCATTTAGCTATTGCATTTATTTTTCTCGTTGCTGGTCATATGTATAGAACTAACTTCGGTATTGGACACAGTATGAAAGATCTTTTAGATGCACATATTCCTCCGGAGGGGCGATTGGGACGTGGGCATAAGGGTCTTTATGACACAATCAATAATTCCCTTCATTTTCAATTTGGCCTTGCTCTAGCCTCTTTAGGGGTTATTACTTCCTTGGTAGCTCAACACATGTACTCTTTACCCGCTTATGCATTCATAGCACAAGACTTTACTACTCAGGCTGCGTTATATACTCATCACCAATACATCGCAGGATTCATCATGACAGGAGCTTTTGCTCATGAAGCTATATTTTTCATTagaactcaagtattttgtgtatttgacgcgttttctagtgtttttgcatttcagg